The Chrysiogenia bacterium region CGCTCCTCGGCGGCGGGCTCCAGCGCGCCGCGTTCCGCAACGTCGAAAAGCCCCTGCTGCACCGGCGGCGGCGTCTCACACAGACCGCCGCAGGTCACTCCCAGCAGCCGCAGTTCGAGGCCGCCCCGCAGCTCCTTGCGCAGGGTCTCGCGCGCGATCTCGAAGATGATTTTCTCATCACAGGTGGGAGTCTCCAGGGTGCGCGCCCTTGTCCAGGTCCGGAACGAGGGCTCGCGCAGCTTGAGCGTCACCGTTCGCGCCAGCAGTTCCTTGCGCCGGAGCCGTGAGGCGATGCGCTCTGCCATGGAGAGAAGCACCGCTTCGAGCTCTTCGAGGTCGCCGGTGTCTTCGTAGAAGGTGATTTCCTTACCGACGCTTTTCACTTCGTCGTGGGTGCTAAGAGTTGCGCTCCCCTCGCCGCGCGAGCGCAGCACCACCTCGCGGCCCCACTGGCCGAAGCGCCGCTCCATCTCGTCCGGGTCTCGGGCGGCGAGCTGCCCCAGGGTGCGAATGCCCATGGCCAGCAGCTTCTGCTCGGCCGAGGGCCCAAGGCCCGGCAGCGCGCGAAGCGGCATCCCGGCGAGAAAGCGCGCCTCCTCGCCCGGCGGCACGCAGAAGGTCCCCGCCGGCTTGGCGCGCACCGAGGCCATCTTGGCCACGTGCCGCACGCTGGCGATGCCCACCGAGGCAGACAGGCCGGTCTTTTCGAGAATTTCCTCGCGGATGCGCCGCGCGATCTGGGGCGGCTCCCCGTAGAGGCGCTGCGTGCCGCTCATGTCCAGGTAGGCCTCGTCGATGGAGACGGGCTCGACCACGGGGGAGAGCTTTTCGAGGGCGGAAAAAATCGCCCGCGAGCGCTCGGAATAGAGCGCGCCGTGGGCCGGGACGATGATGAGTTCGGGGCAGGCTTTCATCGCCTGCATGGCCGGCATGGCCGAGTGCACGCCGTACTCGCGCGCCTCGTAGCTGGCAGAGGCAATCACCCCCCGCCGCGAAGCCCCGCCCACGGCCACGGGTTTCCCGATGAG contains the following coding sequences:
- the dinB gene encoding DNA polymerase IV, encoding MSLIAHVDMDSFFVSVERERDPSLIGKPVAVGGASRRGVIASASYEAREYGVHSAMPAMQAMKACPELIIVPAHGALYSERSRAIFSALEKLSPVVEPVSIDEAYLDMSGTQRLYGEPPQIARRIREEILEKTGLSASVGIASVRHVAKMASVRAKPAGTFCVPPGEEARFLAGMPLRALPGLGPSAEQKLLAMGIRTLGQLAARDPDEMERRFGQWGREVVLRSRGEGSATLSTHDEVKSVGKEITFYEDTGDLEELEAVLLSMAERIASRLRRKELLARTVTLKLREPSFRTWTRARTLETPTCDEKIIFEIARETLRKELRGGLELRLLGVTCGGLCETPPPVQQGLFDVAERGALEPAAEER